The DNA sequence cactttagggtgttttctatccatatctaataagtatatgcatattctagttactgggtaggagtagtaaccagattaaatcgggtacgttttttatccggccgtgtaaatactgccccctagccctaacaggttaacattgGCTGTGAACTCTGTTGAAAAAGGTCTTCATTGAACTTGTGTTGATTAGTTAACAGATACCAGCTGTACTGTAATGACAGATTTCAGATAGGGTAGGGGACATCAGTTGACATCCTCTCCTAGGCTGCTCTTGGTTCATGGTAAATGTAGCACCTAGGGTTGAAATttccccaaaattcccaggttttccagaaatcccggtcGGAGGATTCCCAGATTCCCTGGTTATTCCTTCCTGATTCCAGGGTcgtccaaccaggatttctgagaATTTGGAAAAGTTATACATAGTAGCACCTGAACATATTTGTGGTCAAAACATAGTATACAGGCCTGTAGCAGACGCAGAATCAGGTTTATTGTTGTTGTGGTTGGTGGCGTTCTACCctgtctgacctctgacccctctccgCTGCTCTTTCCAGAGAACCACACGATGCAGAACGGCAAGGACGGCGGCGACCATGAGGTGAACGACGAGCTGAGCAAACGGGTCAGTCATCTGACCACCAGCGTGGAGAGCATTGAGGTCAAGGTCCACACTGGCGAGAAGATCGAAGACTCCGCCCTCTCCCCCGAGAGCTCGCCCTCCAAGTCCcccaacaagaagaagaagaagttccGCACTCCCTCCTT is a window from the Salmo trutta chromosome 38, fSalTru1.1, whole genome shotgun sequence genome containing:
- the LOC115178762 gene encoding gamma-adducin-like, producing the protein MQNGKDGGDHEVNDELSKRVSHLTTSVESIEVKVHTGEKIEDSALSPESSPSKSPNKKKKKFRTPSFLKKNKKKEKMEA